In Chaetodon trifascialis isolate fChaTrf1 chromosome 23, fChaTrf1.hap1, whole genome shotgun sequence, the following proteins share a genomic window:
- the LOC139351528 gene encoding uncharacterized protein: protein MPTAKGKGGSASHRYRPASEYDDATLAQKREYWRTKKREQRARLSEQRAKPTQDSEGKKLLHLNTPAVVNSSLSSSFTTFSSPVQSNDDSCETANIPPASQSGNRVGGSSAEVTESQKERWLQTMKLNKVPPASRSISAKVAGGDRATVKSPTARGAVSRAITSPTPIGTQLNTSSSVPPVRVARITNGNSAKTTPQPSVSMQGASVPKMQHKAQVPSHIEPKLLPTNVTTGMTLLSSPSVTVAVKTEGKSANATPQSVTKSALVTSQRAKGVTNSRPSLVSEEERAAKRREHWRIKKREQRAKVAARIAKVRERTQGREMMLQRQTTQKTGLMAGTILQHLPPQSFLRGVGQKQCHTRARTSFTSAKRETDKLQSRASSLATVNLQADQIRVQNPHGNRTTQTAVTADVISVKKPGESLRKLSSYVHVSNVSRGIARCKTPRHAQKNFMNQRNLRCKSPLLSSVFCTRNIPKIDPNDTPEQIIAKRREYWRIKKREQRAKLSMEVKARLKEKDSLMRRVKRYQKILEEMRRARALTQSAGSTLTHASETIGGFIKEDGTVTINIPQVPPDHNAAARKGEEELHVVSNNASITKPQHQPDTKLRGIATICAKQPSPLLHPAQVKVSPPLPVQSVNNPPRLPSIRPRAQLESTTVPNSHSSAIQTVGQLILTHPQTPQNAISGGSEGALSHGGCVMKMAVSSSVPSVLSLDPELTEEERMAKKREYWRIKKREQRAARAARLKQGVLQARANAALQRRKAQKQVAVTTVPLGRRLTNHTGNAQPLPNNTVSVTPHANEIKQEGEPMPAADLISQPEQAICPDIKPPASPTPPSAPQPEPDPALNADSQATTLLAVASMKKLLEESLSTVTECKSEQTDIEIESTEEASQPEMKPNVPQRLFEKEVAPIAADVTLEIKTWQPDTDTLAQACSPCPHLTDSPQISKTPPPLATSTDVVLHPTCEHSSQTPSNFIVNPMEASDGPSSPRRTQRLCNKKAVHQTCCSPEPPKLHHLPMDQLQPQQQHCEQQCQAQEQCHNSNPPSEQRHGSVVMEHSGLTSLQRKREYWKLMKRQQRARLKARQTERHGECSSRIKKNIQAPGLIIVDSVKGVNPPAKPALQPKPPVPSLTAVTSVPTVLVVSPTTCTAQQSPNTLQVKLPVTTVSCSPRSDQNKVNVGLSHIESDYLGAPENQQQAMPGLQKWMSGGTDVNSAPCLQTLKPPDNPLSTINLLPIEPPGQTPNSTLSPIKIPCAQLQSLTHMIEPPSKLAPTSTMVPPKPIPGESEEDFLRRKREYWRIKKKEQRARKAIRDKGVTPRRASNNWRPILPAQDLQTQDSGQWVSSSEESEHLMSTSVDTDPESFPYSNYAAPEEDESELFPDYENNNGDEGPVSDIVWRNRYLMDYDPLNQLLVCMVCGELQYSHSLEGVRAHIDEAHPDTLTMDPGEQQRILEAWDEQVSQRERFFTSQLQQHSETLAEAHSRDN from the exons ATGCCAACTGCAAAAGGTAAAGGGGGTTCAGCATCCCACCGCTACAGGCCTGCTTCAGAATATGATGATGCCACCCTCGCCCAGAAGAGAGAATACTGGAGAACCAAGAAACGGGAGCAGAGGGCCCggctgtcagagcagagagcaaagccAACACAAGACAGTGAAGGGAAAAAGCTCCTACATCTAAACACACCTGCAGTGGTGAATTCCAGTTTATCCAGCTCCTTCAccactttctcctctcctgtgcagAGTAATGATGACTCATGCGAAACAGCCAATATCCCTCCTGCATCACAGAGTGGAAACAGAGTGGGGGGCAGCTCAGCTGAAGTCACTGAAAGCCAAAAGGAGAGGTGGCTCCAGACAATGAAACTCAACAAGGTCCCGCCAGCGTCACGTTCCATCTCAGCCAAAGTTGCTGGTGGTGACAGAGCCACAGTGAAAAGCCCAACAGCAAGGGGTGCTGTGAGCAGAGCCATTACCTCACCTACACCCATAGGAACCCAGCTGAACACCAGTTCCTCAGTGCCTCCAGTCAGAGTGGCCAGAATTACCAACGGCAACTCGGCTAAAACAACACCTCAGCCATCTGTGTCTATGCAGGGAGCATCAGTCCCCAAAATGCAACATAAGGCACAAGTTCCATCACACATTGAGCCCAAACTCTTACCCACCAATGTGACCACAGGCATGACTCTTCTGTCTTCTCCATCTGTCACTGTTGCTGTTAAAACAGAGGGCAAATCAGCAAACGCAACACCTCAAAGTGTAACAAAGAGTGCCTTGGTCACCTCACAGAGGGCTAAAGGTGTTACCAACTCACGACCTTCGCTGGTGtccgaggaggagagagcagccaAGCGCAGAGAGCACTGGCGGATCAAAAAGCGAGAACAGAGAGCAAAGGTGGCTGCTCGAATAGCTAAAGTCAGAGAGCGAACGCAGGGCAGGGAGATGATGTTACAGAggcaaacaacacaaaaaactgGACTCATGGCCGGCACAATCCTTCAGCATCTTCCGCCTCAGTCATTTTTGAGAGGAGTAGGCCAGAAGCAGTGTCATACTCGAGCCAGAACGTCATTTACATCTGCCAAAAGGGAAACTGATAAACTGCAAAGTAGGGCATCAAGTTTAGCTACAGTTAACCTGCAAGCAGATCAGATAAGAGTACAAAATCCACATGGGAATAGGACAACACAGACAGCGGTAACTGCTGATGTTATTTCTGTGAAAAAGCCAGGGGAGTCGCTGAGAAAGCTTTCAAGTTATGTACATGTTTCTAATGTTTCCCGAGGGATTGCACGATGTAAAACACCGAGACATGCCCAGAAGAATTTCATGAATCAAAGAAATCTAAGATGTAAATCCCCGCTGCTTTCTTCAGTCTTTTGTACCAGAAATATCCCCAAAATAGACCCTAATGACACACCTGAGCAGATCATAGCCAAACGGCGAGAGTACTGGCGCATCAAAAAGCGAGAACAGCGAGCTAAGCTGTCAATGGAGGTGAAGGCTCGGCTGAAGGAGAAGGACTCTCTGATGCGAAGAGTGAAACGCTACCAGAAAATCctagaggagatgaggagggcCAGAGCGCTGACACAATCAGCAGGAAGCACCCTCACCCATGCCTCTGAGACCATTGGAGGATTCATCAAAGAGGACGGGACAGTGACCATTAACATTCCACAGGTTCCTCCAGATCACAACGCAGCAGCACGCAAAGGTGAAGAGGAGCTTCATGTAGTTTCTAATAATGCTTCTATCACAAAACCTCAGCATCAACCTGATACTAAACTGAGAGGTATTGCAACCATTTGTGCAAAGCAGCCTTCCCCTCTACTCCACCCAGCTCAGGTGAaagtctctcctcctcttcctgtacAGTCTGTCAATAATCCTCCAAGACTACCGTCAATCAGACCAAGAGCTCAACTTGAAAGCACAACTGTTCCTAATTCACACTCATCAGCGATCCAAACTGTAGGTCAGCTCATTCTCACTCACCCTCAGACCCCTCAAAATGCCATTTCTGGAGGTTCAGAAGGAGCGTTGAGCCACGGTGGCTGTGTTATGAAGATGGCAGTCTCAAGTAGTGTACCATCAGTGCTCTCTCTGGATCCAGAgttgacagaggaggagaggatggcaAAGAAGAGGGAGTACTGGAGGATAAAGAAGCGTGAGCAGCGTGCAGCTCGTGCAGCTCGACTGAAGCAGGGTGTTCTACAAGCCAGGGCCAATGCAGCCTTACAGAGGAGGAAGGCCCAGAAGCAAGTAGCAGTAACCACTGTACCACTAGGCAGAAGACTTACTAACCATACAGGAAATGCACAACCTTTGCCCAACAACACTGTGTCTGTCACGCCACATGCAAATGAGATAAAACAAGAGGGTGAGCCTATGCCAGCAGCTGACCTAATTTCTCAACCAGAACAAGCCATCTGTCCAGATATCAAACCCCCAGCCTCCCCAACACCACCTTCAGCTCCTCAGCCAGAgcctgacccagctctgaatgCAGACAGCCAAGCTACCACTCTGCTAGCCGTGGCCTCTATGAAGAAACTCCTGGAGGAATCACTTAGCACAGTGACGGAGTGTAAAAGTGAGCAAACTGACATTGAAATAGAGTCAACAGAAGAAGCTTCACAGCCAGAGATGAAGCCAAACGTACCTCAGCGCTTATTTGAAAAGGAGGTTGCTCCTattgctgctgatgtgacgTTGGAAATAAAAACCTGGCAGCCAGATACTGACACCTTGGCACAAGCATGTTCACCATGCCCTCATCTGACAGATTCACCACAAATTAGCAAGACACCTCCACCTCTCGCTACATCCACTGATGTAGTCCTGCATCCCACCTGTGAGCACTCATCCCAAACCCCTTCAAACTTCATAGTCAACCCCATGGAGGCCTCTGATGGCCCATCATCTCCACGCAGAACACAGAGGCTTTGCAACAAAAAAGCAGTCCATCAAACCTGCTGTTCCCCAGAGCCGCCAAAGCTACATCACCTACCCATGGATCAGctacaaccacaacaacaacactgtgaaCAACAATGTCAGGCACAAGAGCAGTGCCACAACAGCAACCCGCCGTCCGAACAAAGACATGGCAGTGTGGTGATGGAGCACAGTGGTTTGAccagcctgcagaggaagagggagtaCTGGAAGCTGATGAAGAGGCAGCAAAGGGCCAGGTTAAAGgcgaggcagacagagagacacggAGAATGCAGCAGTCGGATCAAGAAAAATATCCAG GCTCCAGGCCTCATTATTGTCGACAGTGTTAAGGGCGTAAATCCTCCAGCAAAGCCAGCCCTCCAACCCAAACCACCTGTTCCTTCTCTGACTGCAGTGACAAGTGTCCCTACGGTCCTGGTCGTTAGCCCTACAACGTGTACTGCTCAACAGTCACCGAACACACTCCAGGTCAAATTGCCTGTCACCACTGTCTCCTGTTCGCCCAGAAGTGACCAAAACAAGGTGAATGTTGGGCTTTCACACATCGAAAGCGACTATCTAGGAGCTCCAGAGAATCAGCAACAAGCCATGCCAGGACTACAGAAGTGGATGTCTGGAGGCACAGATGTAAACTCAGCTCCCTGCCTCCAGACTCTGAAGCCCCCAGACAACCCACTGTCCACCATCAACCTGCTACCCATTGAACCCCCTGGTCAAACTCCCAATTCCACCCTTAGTCCAATAAAAATCCCTTGTGCCCAACTTCAGAGCCTCACACATATGATAGAACCTCCCAGCAAGCTGGCACCTACAAGTACCATGGTTCCACCAAAGCCCATCCCAGGGGAGTCCGAGGAGGATTTTCTGAGAAGGAAGCGGGAGTACTGGAGGATAAAAAAGAAGGAGCAGAGAGCCAGGAAGGCCATTCGGGATAAGGGGGTAACCCCACGGAGAGCCTCCAACAACTGGAGGCCCATCCTGCCTGCCCAGGACCTGCAAACACAG GATTCTGGTCAGTGGGTGAGCTCCTCCGAGGAGTCAGAACATCTAATGAG CACTTCAGTGGACACCGACCCGGAATCCTTTCCATACTCAAATTATGCAGCACCAGAAGAAG atGAGTCAGAGCTGTTCCCTGACTATGAGAATAATAACGGTGATGAAGGTCCAGTCTCAGACATCGTGTGGAGGAACCGCTACCTCATGGACTACGATCCGCTcaaccagctgctggtgtgcatggtgtgtggGGAGCTGCAGTACTCCCACAGCCTGGAGGGAGTGAGGGCCCATATCGACGAGGCCCACCCGGACACCCTGACCATGGACCCTGGGGAGCAACAGCGAATACTGGAGGCCTGGGACGAGCAGGTGTCCCAGCGGGAGCGCTTCTTCACCagccagctccagcagcacagtgagacCCTGGCAG aagcacacagcagagacaactGA
- the ecsit gene encoding evolutionarily conserved signaling intermediate in Toll pathway, mitochondrial — MKCARCLLQLQALRLVGRSARSAAQYGALLQSASSSQPSTLHNTQHQVLRQFHGSPACAKSRPVPAQFNHEDDKKRDKSLVAHDDLFEEVAKGVKTKAMFNKVLEVFTKTSVRRRGHVEFIYAALKKMPEFGVERDLVVYNKLLDVFPKEVFVPRNFIQRMFNHYPRQQECGVQILEQMENYGIMPNMETKVLLVQIFGEKSHPIRKYQRIMYWFPRFKHINPFPVPRELPKDPVDLARFSLTRIANDLDAEITVYQLPCTDITESGEEITLPHVVGIQSPSQMELLAKHNPSRPVFVEGPFPLWLRKTCTYYYILTADPTPREEKVEEPYDPERCFDYPLQLDLDLDRDLGDDESFSVGDVEEGPVFAMCMTSQGDQATLGQWISGLQQNNPILGQVPTLFRLDPGPKQLQGVAETQSGHHHSQDPEKQREERQPEEEPEVKEEEEPRRSREMKL, encoded by the exons ATGAAGTGTGCCCGCTGTCTGCTCCAGCTGCAGGCTCTCAGACTGGTGGGCCGCTCAGCCAGGTCTGCTGCCCAGTATGGTGCTCTGCTCCAGTCCGCCTCCTCCAGTCAGCCCAGCACGCTCCATAACACCCAGCACCAG GTGTTGAGGCAATTCCACGGCAGCCCAGCATGTGCCAAGAGCCGACCCGTACCCGCACAGTTCAACCACGAGGACGACAAGAAGAGGGACAAGTCTCTGGTCGCCCATGATGACCTGTTTGAAGAAGTGGCCAAAGGGGTCAAAACCAAGGCCATGTTTAATAAAGTGCTGGAAGTCTTCACCAAGACCAGCGTGAGACGTCGGGGCCACGTCGAGTTTATCTATGCTGCTCTGAAGAAGATGCCAGAGTTTGGTGTGGAGAGAGACCTAGTGGTCTACAACAAGCTGCTGGATGTTTTTCCCAAAGAGGTGTTTGTGCCCAGAAACTTTATCCAGCGAATGTTCAACCACTACCCCCGGCAGCAGGAGTGTGGAGTGCAGATACTGGAGCAGATGGAGAACTATG GTATCATGCCCAACATGGAAACCAAAGTCCTGCTGGTCCAGATCTTTGGGGAGAAGAGCCACCCCATTAGGAAGTACCAGCGCATCATGTACTGGTTCCCCAGATTCAAGCACATAAACCCCTTCCCCGTTCCCCGGGAGCTGCCCAAAGACCCCGTGGACTTGGCTCGCTTCAGTCTGACTCGCATCGCCAATGACCTGGACGCTGAGATCACAGTCTATCAG CTGCCCTGTACAGACATCACAGAGAGTGGAGAAGAGATCACACTTCCACATGTCGTAG GTATCCAGAGCCCCAGTCAGATGGAGCTCCTGGCCAAGCATAACCCGAGCAGGCCAGTGTTTGTGGAGGGCCCCTTCCCCCTGTGGCTGAGGAAGACGTGTACATACTACTACATCCTCACAGCTGACCCCACACCACGTGAAGAGAAG GTCGAGGAGCCCTATGATCCAGAGAGGTGTTTTGACTATCCTCTGCAGTTAGACCTGGATTTGGACCGGGACCTCGGTGACGACGAGAGTTTCAGCGTGGGCGATG TGGAAGAGGGTCCAGTCTTTGCCATGTGTATGACCAGCCAGGGAGACCAGGCCACCCTTGGCCAGTGGATCTCTGGCCTCCAGCAGAACAACCCCATCCTGGGTCAGGTCCCCACCCTGTTTCGCCTGGACCCTGGACCCAAACAGCTGCAGGGGGTGGCTGAGACCCAGTCAGGCCACCACCACAGCCAAGacccagagaaacagagagaggaaagacagccTGAAGAGGAACCTGaggtgaaagaagaagaagagccgcGGCGGAGCCGGGAGATGAAACTATGA